The genomic segment TATAAAGAGAACATAGAGAACAACCATCCAAAGAacctaagaaaaaaacaaaatgtacaCATTTAACAAGCTAAGCATACTTACTTCCAAACTACGCAATCAATCGCAGCATTGTACTTCGCTTGACCAGATGTAACTTGGAAACTTGTTTTAGCAGTTTGTTTTGGAACAGGAATTTTGATGACAACCCCAAGTGCAAACATTTTTGCACCGTAGACACTCTTAACCTGAAAATTAGTTCATAAGATAACTGCACCACAACAAACATCCACATAATGCATGATAACTGAACAGAAAAGAACAAACCTTGACATTCACTTCCATGCGAGTTCGACCCAGTTCCTTGATTGTCGGCAATACCCGAAATGGAAGATTAACCCCTTCAGTAATTCGATACCTAGGGAAAAAATGAATCACCAAGCAATTATACAtaacttcaaaaattataaaaggacaggagattaaaaaaaggaaatatatatGTGTATTCAAGCAAGTCTAGATTTGGGGAATGAAGATATAACAGTCTATgcaaattcatcaaaaaaagaaaagaaaaaaagaacagtcTATGCAAAGTAGAGGCTCCAGATAGACCGTGGAGAAGCAAAATCAAGACACAATCAATTGTCAAGCATAGAAGGTAGTAACTTGCCATGATTAATGCAACTGAAATCCTTTGAGAAACATGTTATGCTCCAGAGTCcagaccttttcttttttttttttttggataaattccAGAGTCCAGACTATTATCAGaccaaaagtgaaaaaaataatatctatttttttattcttttttgggACATACCATAcaactttttttgataaattaataattcatttgAAAGACAAAGATGCAACAGGCACACCAactgctatatatttttattatcaaattccAAAATTCACATGGGTAGCTTGAGTATTTGAGCATAAACTTCAGGCATGCAACAAATCATGAGAAAGATTTCTTCAGCTTACTTCATCAATTCAAATTCACCATCTGGTGGAACAAAACTAACAGTCTTCTCTGAGTTAAACCTCGTCAAATTTACACATTGATGGAATGTAACATCATCAAGCTCAATTGTTTTGCCACTGCATAAAACAGCACATTTAAAGACCGGGTTAATGAAACAAACATAAACGTAGCGCCTTGCAGTCTAAAATCAACAGAACATAATTATGTGTTTAACAAGAATCGATTTCTCAGAAATGTGAAATTAACAGATCAAATTTAGACAAAAGTAGATTTAAAGAAGAGAAGTCACAAAACAAAGCAGAAAAGACTAGCTAAGGCTATTCCAAACCCAGCAATGAATTTTATAGCTGCTCCAAATTTCCAATAGTTCACAAAATTTGCTTATGGTCTAAGTTCTAGAGAAAGCAGATGGCAAAAGATAAATGAACAAAAGCACAAGAGGAAATGAAATATTGCTGCAGTTCATAACTGTTTGATGATAGATGATAGATGGGGGGGTACTGTTCATCCCAGGAAAGGTATTTGTATGTTGGTATGGATACATTAGGGTGAATAAACCAGTGTAGGCCAAGTATTTTGACATTTTTCAAATGGATTACAATAGCAAGATGAGCCCCAGGTTcatttacagaaaaaaaaaattatgtgcaaGGAGAGCACTTCACATCCTAACTAACTGGAAAAGATAGAATGGAAAACAAATCAGAAAAATGGAATGATGCATTACGCTACAAAAGGAGGCTCATAAAGAAATATGAGAACTAAAGGAAAAGGACAGAATTGTCGAGGATGATACTTCGTTGAGGGTACGGAATGGAGGGGATGATACTTATGTACCATGAAAAACTACCTTTTAGTAGGACGGGATTTCAGTTGTGACTCTTTCTCGAGgccaattttatcatttaaaccCAACTTCAAATCAGGCATTCCGGATAGGAAGCACTTCATAAGGATCTTCCCCGTTACATCACATCGCAGAACATTACCTATAATGACCAAGTTGTTTATGAGCAACCAAGTCGGTGGTTGCATTATATCCAAAAGAACAGATACAgaaaatcttgaagaaaaaaaatcataacccaCCTTTTGAAGACATAAGAAGGTTTACACTTTCCACAATATCCAGAAAAACCTGCATGTAAATAATGTGAAAATCCTGCCAAATGGCCAAACCACAATGAAGTGAGAGGCAGGAAAAATTGAATCACCTCATTCTTCTTATAAACAAGGCCTTCTCTGCGCCAACCAACAGCACCAGTGACTTGTAAAGTTGCATTGGGGACAGGTATGTCTGTAGGCTATTTTTTTCCAATggtaaaaacacaagaaaagggTCAATGGCTATTAACACAACATTTGCATTGACGAGAAGCCAATGCTGGAAATTAAAAACAGAATTGGAAATAAATGTCCAGCATTAATTCTTCTGAATGACAGTTGTTGAAACAAACATCTAACCTTGGATGAAAAGGGTGAGCGCACTCCTTCTTGAGTGATGTAAAGCTTTAAAATCTCAGGAGAAAGATTTTGTGGGTAACCAAAGTCCATGATTTCTGCAATTTCAATGTAGATACCAATAAATCACTAATTTACATAACATTCCAGTTCTGAAAAGAAATCACATTTAACTTTCACTTGTTGGATAATGACAAGTGGAATCACCCCATGAGGGAAACAGTAATAAAGTAGATTTCAtcgaatttcaaaaaaaataaaaataagggaAAGTACAAATATGCAATCATAAGAGTCTATTGGCTTCAAGTGAATACCATCCAGTAGctcataaatcaaaacaaaattatttctgATGGCATCTTCATCAAAAGCCCCACCGAAGTACGATTTGAACAACGCAACGGCCTGCATGCAGCCAGAGAATAGCAGTGTCAACAACTGAAGAAACAATTAACTTTTAGTCTCCTGCAAATAACATATCTGAAAGAAATACTATTTGATCACTGGGTATGTAATGGCTTAAGACTTAATTGGCACCAAAAGTACAATCTAATTTGGCATTTGTAGTAACGCAAATAATAGCTGAACAATGTAATCATGTTGGTAAGAGAATCATCCTACAAAGAGAGAAATATTATGATCAGTGCTGGATGCTCATCATTTTGTACGtagcattttattattattattattccattGGATCATTCAGTGCCTGAAAGCAATTTCCATCAGCCTTTTGAAAGACCAACTAGGCCAATCCTCAAATGGATTAAAAGCTAAACCTAAAAAAGAAAGTAACTACTAAGAAAGAGCTAACTACCTCAACAACAAACTTGAATGCACAAGCTACATTAGCGTTGCTACTGACAACAATCACAACGTAGACATTGCTAATTctcatgtaaaaaaaagagcaaCCTCCAATCTGCCACACCGGACATGTACCGAGTTCTTTCGTTTGCATTATATGCAAACGGAAGGCATCCACCATATTTCCACTGAAAGAAATCGAAAAAATTTAGCATCCGCTGAAGATTACAAATTGCAAAGCGCCACATTTTAATGCAGCCTAGACACAAACATGAGGACCAAGACAGAAAATGAATAAATGGGAAAATGAGAAGAACaggctaaaaagaaaaagaaaaaaaatggaggcaTTGTTTCCCACTAAAATCAAGTGGATGCTTTTGATGAATCACAGAGGAATGATATAAAATCGATAGAGAAGGTGTAGCATCCTGTGTTCATCTTCCAACAGTGTGTTTGGCTCCAATCATGCAGTTCCTCTCCCTCtcatgaaaaggaaaagaattcaAAAGCCGATGCTTAGCAAGCATTACCTACTGCAATGCTTTATTACACAACAGCTGTGGCCTCTACCACTCAAGGAATACCAAATTCTGTCTTCTTCGCAAAAGTAAAGTAGAAATTATTTACTCTGGATATTCTTTGGAGGGGAAAAGATAGCCTTGTATGATTCAAAACCTTGCAGTGGAGCCTTGGAGGTTCGATTCCTCTTGAAGACACGAAATTGAGAATGTTCACGCCTCATTGAATATCTCAAAAGCAAACTACAAGCAAAGTAGCAGGATGAAGTTGCGGCTGTGTGAATCATTTTATGCTTTCGGCGGGACTTATTTTTACAGAATAAGAACTATGATGAAGAAATTGCACTGTGCAATCTTTTAAACTGTGAAACAACTTATCATATGTTCTGAGTTACGATTATTCATTGAAGCAATTTCGTGGAAAAAATCATTCCGATATCCACGGCATAAAACAATAACATTTACTTGTTATTGGCATAAATTTTAATCGAAATATAATCTATGGGACGATTAGAGTTAATCTGGCAAGCGATGGCACATAATCTAAGCTAAATGAgaaatgatttaataaaaaaagatacattACACGGCAAGGTTACATTACACGGCAAGGTTCCTAAAAGttcaattcaaatatatatatgaatgaaaGCAGATATTAAGAGATTAGCCGACATCGTCGCGATAGAGGCGATTGATAAGGACATCGCCTCGAAGATTCAAGAAGTAGATTGCGGAAGCAGCCACCGGCATCTCTGATCCAGTTGATCGGCGCCTCAAATATTAGTCAAACAACCCCTTGTCTCCGGTAACCGACGGCGGATGGAGGTTGGAAATGCAGATCTAGAGATTGATGAACGGTGATGATTCGGTAATCGGTGATGTGAgagattttttaggttttattttattaatttgttttgaaatggaGAGTTGCAGAGCAGAGTTCGTTTTGTTTGAAGTCAAGAATAAAGAACACAccggtctttattttttttttggctcgcGATGGTGTCCGGCACGTGCGTTCTTACGTTTCTTTTAACTATGCTAAGTTTTTGCATTACTATTAATATTaaggttgtttttgtttttatggtataattatttttaaaaaaattaatttttttattttaaattaattttttaatatttttatatatattaaaaatcaagattCTCTTTTATCAAAATCTCTAattatcttttctctttctttaatcAAAGTCTCTAATTCTTCTACTTTTCTTTAAAcctcttttaattttcaaatcaaaacccatcaacaaatacaaaaatcttaaaacaaatTAGCAGTATGCAAGGATGATCCATTAATAAGCTTGGCATTAACTCATTTAGAGGAGCATTTAGAGCAAGTAAAGATTTGGTGGACAacaatcatattaatttttcttgctaaCATGGTTTGATATCGTTTATTTCTTGCAAATTGTcccttgccttttctttttttttttttaatgtttgaagaGTTTGGGatcttataatttttgttttggaagggATTGGGAAATAATGGTTTTGCAaagtaattaaagttttttttatgtatgctttattttttgaggttttttcGTTGTTATTATTAGGTTGTTGAGAATTCATGGGAGCTAAGGTgaggttgtttttcaatattttggaatttgacttttttgtttaattagatttttagttgGCTTGTTTGGTGAAGACTTAGATAATTGAATTCACAaactaaattgaattgaatggaTTGTCAATGTATTTACATGACAATCAAGAATTGGATGTTGTTATTACATGTGAAAGTATTAGTTATGTGTAATAATTGGTTGTAGAGTTAGATCTGAAAACATAGATGCATTTATGGCTTACtagaaagaggaagaagaaaaaaaaaggaccataAAGTCAGTACTAGAATCATTTACAATTGGAACAAAGTCATCAACTACACatgcactaattttttttataagaacattttgtaaattaaatcaaaatgtataatattttcaacttttttatcgtGCTCATTGATCATGTTCCTAACTTTTATATAAAGTGTTATCAACTATATTAATTGtagtatgaaaaatataattttttaaatagaaaaagaaaagtgcaATCTAGAACAAATCTTAGAAAgtttatcattattttcttttgggaTGGGACCATCTCAATCTACTTGCGTTTAAAAGGAGTTAGGTATAAACATCTAAAACTTTTCTTGAGTAGTTAAGGtcctattctaaaaaaaaaaggtgttgtgGATGTCTACATGCATGAGAAGCATAACGATGACAAGTTCTCTAGATGATGTTAGTTAGGGTTGATAGTCGCGTGATAGTGGCAGAATTGATAGGAAGATTGCATGAAAATTTGTGTGGGCAGTGGGTTCATGTTGGCATAATGTAGGCTTGGATGAAGGACTATCCAAGCCTAGAAAAAACATAGCTAACTTGATAGCAATAAGGTTGACAGTTGGCCAAGAAAGTTGCAGCAATGTTGTTGGTTGCGATTATAACCGAGTAGTGAGTTTTTATAGCGGTTACAAGCATAACTAGCTATGGAAGAACATGGTCAAATCATGAGACCATGCTAGATAGACATGGAACATGGATGAAAATACGTTTGAAGTCGGTAAGTTTATGGAAACATGAGGACAAACTTCCCACTAACTTTCTAAGTATTAAGGCTATTAAATTCATGGAGTACAGGGTAAAACTACCTAAGAACTTATTGGAAATAGGGGGAGAAGTTTCCTTTGTAACTTCCATGTACATACTTTATATATAGGctggaaaaattaattgtaTAGCATGTAATGTCTGACGGAACAAGGCATTTTTATGCATAGCACACACGAGAACTCGTGTAGTTTCTTTTGTTGAGTTAATAAAAGGTTAGGAAAGAGTCCctataattattgaattttttttgtgcaacattcattcttttttcttgtatggTTTTGCTTATTTATAACCTATAAGAGTGTAAAGAAACCTTTTAGACGTGGAAAACTCTTAATTTTAAGCAAACATGAGTGAATCGTAAAGGAAACGGTTGAGTCTAATGAGACTAGGCTCTATATAGAGGTTGAAATTTGGACATGAAATTTTTCTATATGACAATCAGTATCAAAGTGTGGGATGTTATGGGGAAAATAGCGAACTATATTGTGAGTGCCATTTCagaaaatttacaaaattgGTGGCTTAACTACTATATAGGTTGCACAAAGTTATGATGAAGGATTAAATCTAATGAGGATTTGGGTCTACTATAGTTTTTTCCAATGTACtaacaaattttaaatcaaatgtcAACAATGAAACTTTTAAAGTCTCATCAAAATCCAAGGACAATGTTGGCAAGGTTCGTTGATGGTGAAAAGAAAGGGTTCACCGaaaaattttagttgttatatTTGTGATGGGAGTCATTTTATGAATAACTTCTTAAAGTGGGGATAACTTAATACTAGCTTTATGGGTAAAAGTGTTGaagaaacaatatatataaattctataTGTGTGCTTCACAACTAGGTTGAGATTTTAGCTATAAAGGTGTCAACCAGACTAGTGAGGATGTGGCATAGCTAGATTGCCTTAGACGAGCAGGATTGGGGTTATTGTGTGCACCATGATGATGAGACATATTGGGGTGAAGGAAGTAAAATGGGTGTTCTGTGCATATTAGAGAAATAGACAAATTGAGATAAAtgaattatgattatgattttataCACCTTAATGACAGACAAATCATGATGATAAAAGCAAGGTTGGCTTCCCTTTTGGGGTTATTATATTGTAGATTTTCAATGGATAAAACATGCATTAAGGGttagaacaataatttttttgcatCGATAAAACCATGTGGGTGGTGATAGAGTTTCTTAGGTACAACAGTTGCATATAGAGAATCAAATCAGGTAAAATTGATAAtgggttattatttttttatgtgtttggaTAACGATTGGTGGCCTTTGAAACTTCCAAAAGAACTTCGACATAAAAGGATGTTGATCACTAAGACTATATTGGTcacatttttatattataggTCACATATAAAGTTCGAAAAGTTTGATAAGTTTTACGGGGGTTTATGTAATTTTAGAGAGTTACATATGTATGAACAAATTGGTATATAGATATAGGATTATTAAGGGAATGAGCATTGTTTGTGTGTAATTATAGAGTTGTATACGATTTTTTAGAGACATAACAAAGAGTGACACTAGTGTTACAACTTTATCTTTGTCCATGGGATATTCTAGGATTGGTTTAAACAATTTAGGTTagtttttaagttgtttttggtTGCTTTGTGGAAAGTAAAAAAGGCTTTAGAAGATAGTAGAGTTATGACACTTGTTTTTTACTCATCATAGAATCAACGGGCTAAattctttatgaaaaaaaggatAAACCAGGAGGTTTCGTTGAGGAAACAAACCGATTGTGACAGTTGAAAAATATGGGCACTGTAAGTCTAAGCCAAAAAAGGCATTGAGCTCTTCTAGTGGAGAAGGTTTATTATGTAATCTATGTGCACGAGATGTATAATGATGACATGTTCCCTAGACCATGTTAATTAGGTTTCACAACTACATTGGCAATGGTAGAATCAGCAGACAAGGTACACAATAATTTATGTGAATAGTGGGTTCATGCTGGTATGAATATGGGCTTAGAATATAGATTGtctaatccaataaaaaacataGCTAACCTAGCAATAATAAGGCTAATAGTTGACCAAAGAAGTCACGGCAGTGTTGTGAGTGGTGGTTATAGTTAAGTAGTGAGTTGGTATGGCAGTTACAAGCATAACTAGTTATGAAAGAACATAACTAGATAATGGTGGCATGCTAAAAGACATGGAGAATGGTTGGAACTTGGAAGTACTCTTGAAGCCACTAAGTTCATAGGAATATGGGGTAAAACTACCTAAGCACTTGTTAGAAATGAAAGGAGAAGTTTTCTTTGTAACTTCAATATAtgtactttatatatatatgccagAAAATAAGTTGTGTAGCATGCAATTCTTAAAAGGATAAGGTAATTTTGTGCATGGCACACACAAGAGAGCttgtgtaatttattttattgagtaAATAAAAGGTTGGGAGAGAGTTCATACaattgttgtgatttttttgtgtatctagcatttttatttttttgtacttgTGTCTCCCCGCTTGTTTATAACTTTTAAGAGCGGGAAAGCTTCTTAGGTGAGGAAAGCAAATTCGAGTAAATCGTAGAGGAAAATGTTGAGTCTAGTGAAGCTGCCGCTCATCAACTCtagattttttcttgttttgttcaaTTCATGTTTACTGCTTGATCAGATTCAATGATGCacaccataaaaagaaaatgtcagGATTGTTGCCATTTTTCTTCTGGGGCAAGACCTAAACTTATGATTCATTTTGTCCCAGCTTTTTAGGCTCCTTCTTTCCTTATTCCTCGTTACGATAAGCCCCAAGAAAAGCTCATGTGTCTAGAGCGTGCACCTGTGCAACCTGGCACCTGATCAAAGGCATGCAGTTGCATGAGTGGCACGTGGCAGTTATCGTGGCGTCCTAATCTTTTGGGCATTTGGCCTAGCAATTCCTTACATTTCTAGACTGAAACATTATCGCAGCAATTGCTGTTTCTACTTCAgcgaaacataaataaataaagaaacagTTTGTGGAAGCAGAAATAGAAAGATGCAAGCTGCTAAGGAGAAAATCAGCAATTTGGCTAGTGTTGCTAAGGAGCGCATGACTATCTGCAAAGCCAAGGTTGAAGAGCAGGTTATATTTCTTGAACAACT from the Populus nigra chromosome 1, ddPopNigr1.1, whole genome shotgun sequence genome contains:
- the LOC133685550 gene encoding AP-2 complex subunit mu-like isoform X4: MVDAFRLHIMQTKELGTCPVWQIGGCSFFYMRISNVYVVIVVSSNANVACAFKFVVELLTLLFSGCMQAVALFKSYFGGAFDEDAIRNNFVLIYELLDEIMDFGYPQNLSPEILKLYITQEGVRSPFSSKPTDIPVPNATLQVTGAVGWRREGLVYKKNEVFLDIVESVNLLMSSKGNVLRCDVTGKILMKCFLSGMPDLKLGLNDKIGLEKESQLKSRPTKSGKTIELDDVTFHQCVNLTRFNSEKTVSFVPPDGEFELMKYRITEGVNLPFRVLPTIKELGRTRMEVNVKVKSVYGAKMFALGVVIKIPVPKQTAKTSFQVTSGQAKYNAAIDCVVWKIRKFPGQTEPTMSAEVELISTMAEKKSWTRPPIQMEFQVPMFTASGLRVRFLKVWEKSGYNTVDWVRYITKAGSYEIRC
- the LOC133685550 gene encoding AP-2 complex subunit mu-like isoform X1; the encoded protein is MPVAASAIYFLNLRGDVLINRLYRDDVGGNMVDAFRLHIMQTKELGTCPVWQIGGCSFFYMRISNVYVVIVVSSNANVACAFKFVVELLTLLFSGCMQAVALFKSYFGGAFDEDAIRNNFVLIYELLDEIMDFGYPQNLSPEILKLYITQEGVRSPFSSKPTDIPVPNATLQVTGAVGWRREGLVYKKNEVFLDIVESVNLLMSSKGNVLRCDVTGKILMKCFLSGMPDLKLGLNDKIGLEKESQLKSRPTKSGKTIELDDVTFHQCVNLTRFNSEKTVSFVPPDGEFELMKYRITEGVNLPFRVLPTIKELGRTRMEVNVKVKSVYGAKMFALGVVIKIPVPKQTAKTSFQVTSGQAKYNAAIDCVVWKIRKFPGQTEPTMSAEVELISTMAEKKSWTRPPIQMEFQVPMFTASGLRVRFLKVWEKSGYNTVDWVRYITKAGSYEIRC
- the LOC133685550 gene encoding AP-2 complex subunit mu-like isoform X2; translation: MPVAASAIYFLNLRGDVLINRLYRDDVGGNMVDAFRLHIMQTKELGTCPVWQIGGCSFFYMRISNVYVVIVVSSNANVACAFKFVVEAVALFKSYFGGAFDEDAIRNNFVLIYELLDEIMDFGYPQNLSPEILKLYITQEGVRSPFSSKPTDIPVPNATLQVTGAVGWRREGLVYKKNEVFLDIVESVNLLMSSKGNVLRCDVTGKILMKCFLSGMPDLKLGLNDKIGLEKESQLKSRPTKSGKTIELDDVTFHQCVNLTRFNSEKTVSFVPPDGEFELMKYRITEGVNLPFRVLPTIKELGRTRMEVNVKVKSVYGAKMFALGVVIKIPVPKQTAKTSFQVTSGQAKYNAAIDCVVWKIRKFPGQTEPTMSAEVELISTMAEKKSWTRPPIQMEFQVPMFTASGLRVRFLKVWEKSGYNTVDWVRYITKAGSYEIRC
- the LOC133685550 gene encoding AP-2 complex subunit mu-like isoform X5, which codes for MPVAASAIYFLNLRGDVLINRLYRDDVGGNMVDAFRLHIMQTKELGTCPVWQIGGCSFFYMRISNVYVVIVVSSNANVACAFKFVVELLTLLFSGCMQAVALFKSYFGGAFDEDAIRNNFVLIYELLDEIMDFGYPQNLSPEILKLYITQEGVRSPFSSKPTDIPVPNATLQVTGAVGWRREGLVYKKNEVFLDIVESVNLLMSSKGNVLRCDVTGKILMKCFLSGMPDLKLGLNDKIGLEKESQLKSRPTKRYRITEGVNLPFRVLPTIKELGRTRMEVNVKVKSVYGAKMFALGVVIKIPVPKQTAKTSFQVTSGQAKYNAAIDCVVWKIRKFPGQTEPTMSAEVELISTMAEKKSWTRPPIQMEFQVPMFTASGLRVRFLKVWEKSGYNTVDWVRYITKAGSYEIRC
- the LOC133685550 gene encoding AP-2 complex subunit mu-like isoform X3; protein product: MPVAASAIYFLNLRGDVLINRLYRDDVGGNMVDAFRLHIMQTKELGTCPVWQIGGCSFFYMRISNVYVVIVVSSNANVACAFKFVVELLTLLFSGCMQAVALFKSYFGGAFDEDAIRNNFVLIYELLDEIMDFGYPQNLSPEILKLYITQEGVRSPFSSKPTDIPVPNATLQVTGAVGWRREGLVYKKNEVFLDIVESVNLLMSSKGNVLRCDVTGKILMKCFLSGMPDLKLGLNDKIGLEKESQLKSRPTKSGKTIELDDVTFHQCVNLTRYRITEGVNLPFRVLPTIKELGRTRMEVNVKVKSVYGAKMFALGVVIKIPVPKQTAKTSFQVTSGQAKYNAAIDCVVWKIRKFPGQTEPTMSAEVELISTMAEKKSWTRPPIQMEFQVPMFTASGLRVRFLKVWEKSGYNTVDWVRYITKAGSYEIRC
- the LOC133685550 gene encoding AP-2 complex subunit mu-like isoform X6 codes for the protein MDFGYPQNLSPEILKLYITQEGVRSPFSSKPTDIPVPNATLQVTGAVGWRREGLVYKKNEVFLDIVESVNLLMSSKGNVLRCDVTGKILMKCFLSGMPDLKLGLNDKIGLEKESQLKSRPTKSGKTIELDDVTFHQCVNLTRFNSEKTVSFVPPDGEFELMKYRITEGVNLPFRVLPTIKELGRTRMEVNVKVKSVYGAKMFALGVVIKIPVPKQTAKTSFQVTSGQAKYNAAIDCVVWKIRKFPGQTEPTMSAEVELISTMAEKKSWTRPPIQMEFQVPMFTASGLRVRFLKVWEKSGYNTVDWVRYITKAGSYEIRC